Proteins co-encoded in one Flavobacteriaceae bacterium MAR_2009_75 genomic window:
- a CDS encoding CubicO group peptidase (beta-lactamase class C family) → MNIKRKLQISSIFLLIGILAFGQSKDAEIKSFLDSLKPSNFSGAILVAHNDKIIENKAFGLASIEYGIENKLDTKFNIASITKMITAVATLQLFENGKIELNVPVGEYLPNYPNKLVRDLVTIHQLLTHTSGNNNFYVGNYLQSDKMKYETISDFVPMFANDTLLSKPGTKYNYSASGFVILGLIIEKVSGQIYYEYLKENIFRPAGMINTTELEIDSVLQNKASGYTTFFGESDIPKRNEYYLSKASPAGFHYSTVEDLFKFSKALRNGKLLKKSTAELMFGPKVKGYSTNLGYGIDIDLRYNQTIQGHSGGWYGVRAELMDFMKDNYTVVILSNIDDNGKTGASGVADFFKELIAGKRNKD, encoded by the coding sequence ATGAATATTAAACGAAAACTTCAAATTAGCTCTATTTTTCTATTGATTGGAATTCTTGCGTTTGGACAATCCAAAGACGCTGAAATAAAAAGTTTTCTCGACAGCTTAAAGCCAAGTAATTTTTCGGGTGCAATTTTGGTAGCACACAACGATAAAATAATAGAGAATAAGGCTTTTGGACTTGCCAGCATTGAATACGGTATCGAAAACAAATTGGATACTAAGTTCAACATCGCCTCGATTACCAAGATGATTACAGCAGTCGCAACCTTGCAACTTTTTGAAAATGGAAAAATTGAATTAAACGTTCCTGTTGGAGAATATTTGCCCAATTATCCAAACAAACTGGTGAGGGATTTGGTAACAATTCATCAATTACTGACGCACACATCGGGAAACAACAATTTTTATGTGGGCAATTATTTGCAATCAGACAAAATGAAATACGAGACCATATCTGATTTCGTTCCGATGTTCGCCAATGACACGTTACTGTCCAAACCAGGTACTAAATATAATTATAGTGCTTCCGGTTTTGTTATCCTAGGTCTGATAATTGAAAAAGTAAGCGGGCAGATTTACTATGAATATTTAAAGGAAAACATTTTTAGACCCGCAGGAATGATAAACACGACCGAGTTGGAAATCGACTCGGTCTTACAAAACAAAGCTAGTGGATACACTACTTTTTTTGGAGAAAGTGACATTCCAAAAAGAAACGAATATTACCTTTCAAAAGCATCGCCAGCAGGATTCCATTATTCGACTGTTGAAGATTTATTTAAATTCTCTAAAGCCTTGAGAAACGGTAAATTGTTGAAAAAATCAACTGCCGAATTAATGTTCGGGCCAAAAGTTAAAGGCTATAGCACAAATTTGGGGTATGGTATAGACATCGACTTGCGTTATAACCAAACAATTCAAGGACATAGCGGAGGTTGGTATGGTGTTCGAGCGGAACTTATGGATTTTATGAAAGACAACTATACCGTAGTTATTTTATCCAATATTGACGACAATGGAAAAACAGGGGCTTCAGGTGTGGCTGATTTCTTCAAAGAATTGATTGCAGGAAAGCGCAATAAAGATTAA
- a CDS encoding putative amidohydrolase: MKKYALIFSLLITSVLICSSFISDNKIEVKIAMAQILCIDSDRAGNFTRIEDALIEAKNQNVEIIVFPESSILGWQNPAAYEIANPIPGDDSKQLCKLAKKYGMFICIGLDEKEGNKLYDSAILIDDQGEILLKHRKNNIITELMTPPYSKGNDINVVETKFGTIGVLICADTFIDEVLDSMKSKKPDLMLIPYGWAAPDEDWPEHGQELVKVVKNTSKKIGCPVVGTDLIGQITNGPWTGMTYGGLSVAYDNKKDSIIIGKDRERDIIVFTLEL; this comes from the coding sequence ATGAAAAAGTATGCTTTAATTTTCTCATTGCTAATAACCTCTGTATTGATTTGTAGTTCTTTTATAAGTGATAATAAAATAGAAGTTAAAATTGCAATGGCACAAATTTTATGTATTGATAGTGATAGGGCCGGCAACTTTACCAGAATTGAAGATGCATTAATAGAGGCAAAGAATCAGAATGTTGAAATAATAGTTTTCCCGGAATCATCAATTCTAGGTTGGCAAAATCCTGCAGCTTATGAAATAGCGAATCCTATACCGGGCGATGATAGCAAACAACTGTGCAAACTTGCTAAAAAATATGGTATGTTCATTTGCATAGGATTGGATGAGAAAGAGGGGAATAAACTATATGACTCCGCAATTCTTATTGATGACCAAGGTGAAATACTATTAAAACATCGAAAAAATAATATAATTACTGAATTAATGACCCCACCTTATTCAAAAGGTAATGATATAAATGTTGTCGAAACTAAGTTTGGAACGATTGGAGTTCTTATTTGTGCAGATACTTTTATAGATGAGGTGTTAGACAGTATGAAATCGAAAAAACCTGATCTTATGCTAATTCCGTATGGTTGGGCAGCACCCGATGAAGATTGGCCTGAACATGGGCAAGAACTGGTTAAGGTGGTCAAAAATACTTCCAAAAAAATAGGTTGCCCTGTTGTTGGAACAGATTTAATTGGGCAAATTACAAATGGTCCATGGACAGGAATGACCTATGGTGGCCTTAGTGTTGCTTATGATAATAAAAAAGATTCTATTATAATCGGGAAAGACAGGGAAAGGGATATTATTGTTTTTACGCTTGAATTATAA
- a CDS encoding aminomethyltransferase — protein MKNTALTQTHIALGAKMVPFAGYNMPVSYEGVNIEHETVRNGVGVFDVSHMGEFLIEGPNALKLIQKVSSNDASKLTLGKAQYSCLPNETGGIVDDLIVYRVKDETYLLVVNASNIDKDWQHITNYNKEIGAEIRNISDGFSLLAIQGPKAVEAMQSLTSIDLSAIKFYHFEVADFAGVEHVIISATGYTGSGGFEIYCKNSEVQQVWDKVFEAGKEFDIKPIGLAARDTLRLEMGYCLYGNDIDDSTSPIEAGLGWITKFTKDFVNSDALAKEKEAGPQRKLIAFELDERGIPRNGYDIVDDAGEKIGIVTSGTMSPSMNKGIGLGYVPTAISKVGNGINIQIRKKVVPATIVKLPFYTTK, from the coding sequence ATGAAAAATACCGCTCTCACACAAACTCACATTGCCCTAGGCGCAAAAATGGTTCCCTTCGCAGGCTATAACATGCCAGTATCGTACGAAGGCGTGAATATAGAGCACGAAACCGTTCGCAACGGGGTCGGTGTGTTCGATGTAAGCCATATGGGCGAATTTTTGATCGAGGGGCCAAATGCCCTGAAACTTATACAGAAAGTCAGTTCGAACGACGCTTCTAAATTAACATTGGGCAAGGCGCAATACAGCTGCCTACCTAACGAGACCGGCGGTATTGTCGATGATTTAATCGTTTATCGCGTAAAAGACGAAACCTACCTGTTGGTCGTCAACGCATCGAATATCGATAAAGATTGGCAGCACATTACAAACTACAACAAAGAAATAGGTGCAGAAATCCGCAACATCTCTGACGGATTTTCACTTTTGGCCATTCAAGGGCCTAAAGCTGTAGAGGCCATGCAATCATTAACTTCCATAGACCTTTCGGCCATTAAGTTCTACCATTTTGAGGTAGCCGATTTTGCGGGTGTTGAGCACGTGATTATTTCCGCCACCGGATATACGGGTTCGGGAGGATTTGAAATTTACTGCAAAAACAGTGAGGTGCAGCAAGTGTGGGACAAGGTATTTGAAGCCGGAAAAGAGTTCGATATCAAACCTATCGGTCTGGCAGCCCGTGACACCCTTAGACTAGAGATGGGTTACTGTCTTTATGGTAATGATATCGATGACTCAACTTCACCTATCGAGGCGGGTCTGGGGTGGATCACAAAGTTCACTAAAGATTTTGTGAACAGTGATGCTTTGGCAAAAGAGAAGGAAGCGGGACCTCAGCGTAAACTCATTGCCTTTGAATTGGATGAACGTGGAATACCCAGAAACGGATATGATATTGTTGATGATGCCGGAGAAAAAATAGGCATCGTTACCTCAGGCACCATGTCACCCTCAATGAACAAAGGTATCGGCCTGGGCTACGTACCCACCGCCATTTCAAAGGTCGGTAACGGCATCAACATACAAATAAGAAAAAAAGTAGTACCCGCAACTATTGTAAAACTACCCTTCTACACCACTAAATGA
- a CDS encoding transcriptional regulator with XRE-family HTH domain, giving the protein MSIIGKTISETRKSKGLTQEELAELSKVNLRTIQRIENDESEPRGKTLILICEVLDIDIEDLLNTKKQIEDNINSNLVHGFILASKGKRFLANVLENIIYAITIFIPYIVYKTPSFKEFINGENPIGFEFAAIFGLIVGAVFYPMFTGNLGHRIFRLKVISSEDGNDYNKATEGAIRELLKGVLGFFIIPIIWILWDDKNQNLYDKLTKTYVVEK; this is encoded by the coding sequence ATGAGTATAATAGGGAAAACAATTAGTGAAACTAGAAAGTCAAAAGGGTTAACTCAAGAAGAATTAGCCGAATTATCAAAAGTAAATTTAAGAACAATACAGCGAATTGAAAATGATGAAAGTGAACCACGAGGAAAAACATTGATATTAATATGCGAAGTTTTAGATATTGACATAGAGGATTTATTGAATACCAAAAAACAAATTGAAGATAATATTAATAGTAATCTAGTTCACGGCTTTATATTAGCATCGAAAGGGAAACGATTTTTAGCTAATGTATTGGAAAACATTATTTATGCCATCACTATTTTTATACCTTATATAGTTTACAAGACCCCATCGTTCAAAGAGTTTATTAATGGCGAAAATCCTATTGGGTTTGAATTTGCTGCGATTTTTGGGCTAATTGTTGGGGCTGTATTTTACCCTATGTTTACGGGGAATTTAGGACACCGCATCTTTCGTTTGAAAGTTATATCGTCAGAGGACGGTAATGATTATAATAAAGCAACAGAAGGTGCCATTCGTGAACTTCTAAAAGGCGTATTAGGTTTTTTTATTATTCCCATTATCTGGATTCTTTGGGATGATAAAAATCAAAACCTATATGATAAATTGACCAAGACTTATGTCGTCGAAAAATGA
- a CDS encoding threonine synthase has protein sequence MKFYSLNKQAPPVSFKEAVIRGIAPDRGLYFPESFTPLPDSFFETIEELSNHEIAFNAIHQFVSDEIPNEELKKILANTLDFDFPIVEIEENVATLELFHGPTMAFKDVGARFMAQCLGYFSKGEKTDVTVLVATSGDTGGAVANGFLGVEGVKVVILYPNGKVSDIQERQLTTLGQNITALKVDGTFDDCQKMVKTAFLDENILKEMQLTSANSINVARWLPQLFYFLFAYKQAKAQGKEIVFSIPSGNFGNICAGMVAQRLGMPVKHFIAATNVNDTVPQYMLTKKYMPKPSTATISNAMDVGDPSNFVRIRHLYDDNFEELEKNLSSYSFDDKETKAAMLEIFEKNAYIADPHGAVGYLGLKKHQKKHPGRYGIFLETAHPVKFLDVVVETVGKEVEIPSQIQKVMSKEKKSISIRSYDELKSYLLDE, from the coding sequence ATGAAGTTTTACAGCCTAAATAAACAAGCGCCGCCCGTTTCTTTCAAAGAAGCCGTTATTCGAGGTATTGCCCCGGATCGCGGACTCTACTTTCCTGAAAGTTTCACCCCGTTGCCCGATTCTTTTTTTGAAACCATTGAAGAACTTTCAAACCATGAAATCGCATTTAACGCCATTCATCAATTTGTAAGTGATGAAATACCGAACGAAGAATTAAAAAAGATATTAGCCAATACCTTAGACTTTGATTTTCCCATCGTTGAAATCGAAGAAAATGTAGCGACCCTCGAGCTTTTTCACGGCCCAACAATGGCTTTTAAAGATGTAGGCGCCCGTTTTATGGCCCAGTGTCTTGGTTATTTTTCAAAAGGAGAAAAAACCGACGTTACTGTTTTGGTCGCCACATCTGGAGATACCGGAGGTGCAGTTGCCAATGGGTTCTTAGGTGTGGAAGGGGTTAAAGTCGTTATTCTTTACCCGAATGGAAAAGTAAGCGATATTCAGGAGCGTCAGCTCACTACCTTGGGGCAAAATATTACCGCATTAAAAGTGGACGGTACTTTTGACGACTGCCAGAAAATGGTCAAAACTGCGTTTCTAGATGAGAACATTCTCAAAGAAATGCAGCTTACCTCGGCAAACTCTATCAATGTAGCCCGCTGGTTGCCTCAGTTATTCTATTTCTTGTTCGCCTATAAGCAAGCCAAAGCTCAAGGTAAGGAAATTGTATTTTCTATCCCCTCGGGTAATTTTGGCAACATCTGTGCCGGTATGGTAGCCCAAAGGCTGGGCATGCCCGTCAAGCATTTTATAGCCGCTACCAATGTAAACGACACGGTGCCCCAGTACATGCTTACCAAGAAATACATGCCCAAACCCTCAACGGCTACGATTTCTAATGCTATGGATGTGGGTGACCCGAGTAATTTTGTGCGCATACGTCACCTGTACGATGACAACTTTGAAGAATTGGAAAAAAACCTGTCTTCCTATTCTTTTGACGATAAAGAAACCAAAGCGGCTATGCTCGAGATTTTTGAAAAGAACGCATATATCGCCGACCCACATGGGGCCGTTGGGTATTTAGGACTCAAAAAACATCAAAAAAAACACCCCGGTCGCTACGGAATATTTCTAGAGACCGCGCACCCGGTAAAGTTTTTAGACGTGGTCGTAGAAACGGTCGGTAAAGAAGTAGAAATACCTTCTCAGATACAAAAAGTCATGAGCAAGGAGAAGAAATCGATTAGCATTAGAAGCTATGATGAACTCAAAAGCTATCTTTTAGACGAATAA
- a CDS encoding aminopeptidase P: MRKRIRTVFGVLTVLFICIASKAQDIPTDYLSAEFHEGRREAVRKMMPANSVAVFFANPVRNRANDVDYIYHQDPDFYYLTGYNEPNSVLLIFSETQYSDAGEEYDEILYVQERDPRAEQWNGKRLGIEGAKERLGFTTVYNGSEFSKLDLNLQGFENVLFFDFKNDVRDSRDEADLFSLIKTFKKKANYPADYDATKQQLYSMIKSTEVENSANVAQILGRYMSRDESLKEDELIKGFVDAPDDKLRSDIKEKVSLKLEANNLNSVILGEIMATLRETKTEEEMVLLKKAIEISAVGQVEVMKAMHPNMSETEIQGVHEYVYKKYGAEYEGYPSIVGGGNNGCILHYIENNKPEVGDELVLMDLGAEYRGYTADVTRTIPANGKFSKEQKQIYDIVYEAQEAGIKASVVGAPFQAPGRVASRIVTEGLMKLGVISKEEDARTYFPHGTSHYLGLDVHDKGTYQAFKPNTVITVEPGIYIPEGSDCDQKWWGIAVRIEDDILITDEGPVNLSATAPRTTEAIEAMMKQPSPLDHFKLPHLD, encoded by the coding sequence ATGAGGAAAAGGATAAGAACGGTTTTTGGAGTGCTAACGGTACTCTTTATCTGCATTGCAAGCAAGGCCCAGGATATTCCAACGGATTATTTGTCGGCAGAATTTCATGAGGGAAGAAGGGAAGCCGTTCGTAAAATGATGCCCGCCAATAGCGTGGCCGTTTTTTTTGCCAACCCGGTTAGAAACCGCGCGAATGATGTCGACTACATCTACCACCAAGACCCCGATTTTTACTATTTGACAGGGTATAACGAACCCAATTCGGTGTTGCTCATTTTTTCGGAAACCCAATACTCAGATGCCGGTGAGGAGTACGATGAAATATTGTATGTGCAAGAAAGAGACCCTAGAGCCGAGCAGTGGAACGGCAAACGCCTCGGTATCGAAGGTGCGAAAGAACGATTGGGCTTTACGACCGTGTATAACGGTAGCGAATTCTCAAAGCTCGACTTAAATCTTCAGGGTTTCGAGAATGTATTGTTCTTTGATTTTAAAAATGACGTTCGCGACTCGAGAGATGAAGCCGATTTGTTCAGCTTGATCAAAACCTTTAAGAAAAAGGCCAATTACCCTGCCGACTACGATGCTACGAAACAACAGTTGTATTCGATGATAAAATCTACCGAAGTGGAGAACAGTGCCAATGTGGCCCAAATTTTAGGGCGATATATGAGTAGGGATGAAAGTCTTAAAGAAGATGAACTTATCAAGGGTTTTGTTGATGCGCCCGACGATAAGTTGCGAAGTGATATCAAAGAAAAAGTCTCCCTTAAATTGGAAGCGAATAACCTAAACTCGGTCATTTTAGGGGAAATTATGGCCACCCTTCGGGAAACAAAAACCGAAGAAGAGATGGTTTTGTTGAAAAAGGCCATCGAGATATCTGCAGTCGGTCAGGTCGAGGTGATGAAAGCGATGCATCCGAATATGTCGGAAACCGAAATTCAGGGCGTACACGAGTATGTTTATAAAAAGTACGGTGCGGAGTATGAGGGCTACCCTTCCATTGTTGGCGGTGGCAACAACGGGTGTATTTTACATTATATAGAGAACAACAAACCAGAGGTGGGCGATGAACTGGTTTTGATGGATCTAGGTGCGGAATACCGTGGGTATACCGCCGATGTGACGAGAACGATACCGGCAAACGGTAAATTTTCGAAAGAGCAGAAGCAGATTTATGATATTGTTTACGAGGCACAGGAAGCAGGGATCAAGGCCAGTGTAGTCGGTGCCCCTTTTCAGGCTCCGGGCCGGGTTGCCAGCAGAATAGTGACCGAAGGCTTGATGAAATTGGGGGTCATTTCAAAAGAGGAAGATGCCCGAACTTATTTTCCGCACGGTACCTCGCATTACCTCGGGCTCGATGTTCATGATAAGGGCACATATCAAGCCTTTAAACCCAATACGGTGATTACGGTAGAACCGGGCATCTACATACCCGAGGGCAGCGATTGTGATCAAAAGTGGTGGGGCATTGCCGTGCGTATAGAAGACGATATTTTAATAACGGATGAAGGCCCTGTCAATCTCTCGGCAACGGCACCTAGAACGACTGAGGCCATTGAGGCAATGATGAAACAACCCAGCCCCTTAGACCATTTTAAGTTGCCTCATTTAGATTAA
- a CDS encoding multimeric flavodoxin WrbA: MEKKVDFSNLKAVYVNCTLKKSPDKSHTQGLMNVSQDIMKKEGVSVKNIRAVDHDIAFGVQPDMTKHGADSDTWPELFKTIFDADILVLGTPIWLGERSSVCTKVIERLYAMSGKQNEKGQYLYYGKVGGTIITGNEDGVKHCAMGILYSLQHLGYSIPPQADSGWLGEIGPGPSYLDEEADAKNNDFTNRNTTFMTYNMMHLAQMLKANGGYPSYGNSREQWDNGSRWGFENPEYR; encoded by the coding sequence ATGGAAAAGAAAGTCGATTTCAGTAACCTTAAAGCGGTATATGTCAATTGCACTCTGAAGAAATCACCTGATAAAAGTCACACCCAAGGTCTCATGAACGTATCTCAAGACATTATGAAAAAAGAAGGTGTTTCGGTCAAAAATATTAGGGCCGTAGACCATGATATAGCCTTTGGGGTTCAGCCCGATATGACAAAACATGGAGCAGATAGCGATACTTGGCCCGAGTTGTTCAAAACTATTTTCGATGCAGATATATTGGTATTGGGTACGCCAATTTGGCTGGGCGAGCGCTCTTCGGTATGCACCAAAGTAATCGAAAGACTGTACGCCATGTCTGGTAAACAGAACGAAAAGGGGCAGTATCTTTACTATGGTAAGGTTGGAGGCACAATTATTACAGGTAATGAAGATGGTGTGAAACATTGTGCCATGGGTATACTTTACTCCCTACAACACTTGGGGTATTCCATACCTCCACAAGCGGACAGCGGCTGGCTGGGAGAAATCGGACCGGGACCCAGTTATTTAGACGAAGAGGCCGATGCGAAGAACAACGATTTCACCAATAGAAATACCACTTTCATGACCTACAATATGATGCATCTTGCTCAAATGCTCAAGGCCAACGGAGGCTACCCTAGTTATGGAAACTCAAGGGAGCAGTGGGACAATGGCTCACGTTGGGGTTTTGAAAATCCGGAATATCGATAA
- a CDS encoding acetyltransferase (GNAT) family protein: MEIRESHRNDYTISTDKKKLDIDSIHKFLANESNWSNGIPMNTLKTSIENSLNFGLYYKNKQIGFARIISDYSTIAYLGDVYILKEYRGNGLSKWLINEIMEHSNLQGLRRWILLTNTAEWLYKKFGFKELPHPEFYMEKHNPNVYRNN, encoded by the coding sequence TTGGAAATTAGAGAATCACATAGAAATGATTATACCATTTCAACTGACAAGAAGAAATTAGATATCGATAGTATTCACAAATTTCTTGCAAATGAATCTAATTGGAGTAATGGAATCCCAATGAATACTCTGAAAACATCTATTGAAAACTCTTTGAATTTTGGACTTTATTACAAAAACAAACAAATCGGATTTGCTCGAATAATTTCTGACTATTCAACTATTGCATATTTAGGAGATGTTTATATTTTAAAGGAATATAGAGGAAATGGATTAAGTAAATGGCTAATCAATGAAATAATGGAGCATTCTAATCTTCAAGGATTAAGAAGATGGATTCTATTAACGAATACAGCTGAATGGCTTTATAAAAAATTTGGTTTTAAAGAACTACCACATCCTGAATTTTATATGGAGAAACATAACCCAAATGTATATCGGAATAATTAA
- a CDS encoding 4a-hydroxytetrahydrobiopterin dehydratase encodes MKKFTEKEIEKNLEQLEGWEYVDGAIETSFEFKNFKEAFSVMTRIAFECEAQEHHPDWQNVYNTLNIRLNTHDADGVTEKDFKLAQSIEEIIEID; translated from the coding sequence ATGAAAAAGTTTACCGAAAAAGAAATAGAAAAAAACTTGGAACAACTTGAGGGTTGGGAATATGTCGATGGGGCCATCGAAACCTCTTTTGAATTCAAGAACTTTAAAGAGGCCTTCTCTGTGATGACCAGAATCGCTTTCGAGTGTGAAGCCCAAGAACATCACCCAGATTGGCAAAATGTATATAATACTTTGAACATTAGGCTGAATACACACGATGCGGATGGAGTCACTGAAAAAGACTTTAAACTGGCTCAAAGTATTGAGGAAATCATTGAGATTGATTAG
- a CDS encoding dTDP-4-dehydrorhamnose reductase, protein MENKKILILGGSGFLGNAIYKELCNYFDTYGTYFNARRSFEGNQQFFKYDLEEDDVFEILEQVRPQIIISALRGNFAAQIQAHQHIVEYLNKNQCTLYFLSSANVFDAYSKYPSYENDKTLSESVYGRLKIKIENMLLRLPQKKMGILRVPMVFGNGSPRIKDIKKYIWENEPVEVFPNLILNVTNDDKLTQQIHYLINRNKTGIFHLGSNDLVHHEDFIKEVVDRIGNFNPIYKRVFTTNEERYLAVLPKDNKLPKNLQVTYQDIIDHHIMS, encoded by the coding sequence TTGGAGAACAAGAAAATTCTAATCCTAGGAGGAAGTGGTTTTTTGGGCAACGCTATCTATAAAGAGCTTTGCAATTATTTTGATACCTATGGCACCTATTTTAATGCCAGACGTTCCTTTGAAGGAAACCAACAGTTTTTCAAGTACGATTTAGAAGAAGATGATGTTTTCGAAATCTTAGAGCAGGTACGACCACAAATTATTATTTCGGCGCTACGCGGAAATTTCGCCGCTCAAATTCAAGCCCATCAGCATATCGTTGAATACCTGAACAAAAACCAGTGTACACTCTATTTTTTATCGTCTGCCAACGTTTTTGACGCCTATAGCAAATATCCTTCCTATGAAAATGATAAAACCTTATCGGAAAGCGTTTATGGCCGGTTGAAAATAAAGATAGAAAACATGCTGCTGAGACTTCCGCAGAAAAAAATGGGAATTTTAAGGGTTCCCATGGTCTTCGGTAATGGGTCTCCGAGAATAAAAGACATCAAAAAATACATTTGGGAGAACGAGCCAGTTGAAGTTTTTCCTAACCTGATTTTGAACGTGACCAATGACGATAAATTGACCCAACAGATACACTACCTTATCAATAGAAATAAAACCGGTATTTTTCATTTGGGAAGTAACGATTTGGTACATCATGAAGACTTTATCAAAGAGGTCGTAGACCGAATAGGCAATTTCAACCCTATCTACAAACGTGTTTTCACTACCAATGAAGAGCGGTATTTAGCCGTATTGCCCAAGGATAATAAACTGCCTAAGAATTTACAGGTTACCTACCAAGACATCATTGACCACCATATTATGAGCTAG
- a CDS encoding L-glutaminase — protein sequence MIDFQKVLDTIHQEIGSRKERGNVAAYIPELADIDGNKFGIHLIDFNRKNYSIGDSNESFSIQSISKVLTLAMALGLVGEDLWRRVDVEPSGDPFNHLSLLEQENGIPRNPLINAGALVVADVLVSRLKNPKEEFLAFIRKISNDPSIKYDEQVALSEKNTGFRNYAAANLLKSYGNLSNDVDVVLDFYFHQCSIAMNCAQLAKTFFLFINRGNCMQEQTYLNVNQAKRINALMLTCGFYDEAGEFAFEVGLPGKSGVGGGIVALLPNEFCVATWSPGLNKKGNSKLGMEALEKLTSDTDLSIF from the coding sequence ATGATAGACTTTCAAAAGGTTTTAGACACCATACACCAAGAAATAGGTAGTCGTAAAGAACGGGGAAACGTTGCGGCCTATATACCTGAACTCGCCGATATCGACGGTAATAAATTCGGTATTCATCTAATAGACTTCAATCGGAAAAATTATTCCATCGGAGATTCAAATGAATCATTTTCGATTCAGAGTATTTCTAAAGTATTGACCCTTGCCATGGCCTTGGGCCTTGTAGGGGAAGATTTATGGAGGAGGGTCGATGTAGAGCCTTCGGGCGATCCGTTTAACCACCTCTCGCTTTTAGAACAGGAAAACGGAATTCCCAGAAATCCGTTGATTAACGCTGGTGCCTTAGTGGTAGCCGATGTACTGGTTTCTCGTCTGAAAAATCCGAAAGAAGAATTCTTGGCGTTTATTCGAAAAATATCAAATGACCCTTCTATAAAGTACGATGAACAGGTTGCCTTGTCCGAAAAAAATACGGGCTTTCGAAATTATGCGGCTGCCAATCTTCTTAAATCGTATGGTAACCTTAGTAACGATGTCGATGTCGTTCTAGACTTTTATTTTCATCAATGTTCAATTGCGATGAACTGTGCCCAGTTGGCAAAGACCTTTTTTCTTTTTATCAACCGTGGTAATTGCATGCAAGAACAAACGTATTTAAACGTCAATCAAGCCAAAAGAATCAACGCCCTAATGCTGACCTGTGGTTTTTACGACGAGGCCGGAGAATTTGCTTTCGAGGTGGGTTTGCCCGGAAAAAGTGGTGTTGGTGGGGGAATCGTGGCTTTGTTACCGAATGAATTTTGCGTGGCCACTTGGTCACCTGGTCTGAATAAAAAGGGAAATTCAAAGTTGGGGATGGAAGCACTAGAGAAATTAACCTCCGATACCGATTTATCTATATTTTAA